One genomic segment of Streptomyces sp. NBC_00239 includes these proteins:
- a CDS encoding Rieske (2Fe-2S) protein: MPEQSAARRTVLKGAALAGAGATLAACSTEGNSGGRTPATPTAPVEVGAAADVPVGGAKLFRERKLVVSCPAEGRYKAFSAQCTHAGCVLDKIEDGEGNCPCHGSRFDVATGKVLRGPATDPLPEVPVRAEGGKLIAG, encoded by the coding sequence ATGCCCGAGCAGTCTGCCGCCCGCCGCACCGTCCTCAAGGGGGCAGCCCTGGCCGGCGCCGGTGCGACGCTCGCCGCCTGCTCCACGGAGGGCAACAGCGGTGGCCGCACCCCCGCGACGCCGACCGCGCCGGTGGAGGTGGGAGCCGCCGCCGACGTGCCGGTGGGCGGCGCGAAGCTGTTCCGGGAGCGCAAGCTGGTCGTGAGCTGCCCGGCGGAGGGCCGGTACAAGGCCTTCAGCGCCCAGTGCACCCACGCGGGCTGCGTCCTGGACAAGATCGAGGACGGCGAGGGCAACTGCCCCTGCCACGGCAGCCGTTTCGACGTCGCCACCGGCAAGGTGCTGCGCGGCCCGGCCACCGACCCGCTGCCCGAGGTGCCCGTGCGGGCCGAGGGCGGCAAGCTCATCGCCGGCTGA
- a CDS encoding MFS transporter — protein sequence MPRLAAASLAGTAIEFYDFFVYGTAAALVLGPLFFPTFSPLAGTLAAFGTFGVGFVARPLGSAVFGHIGDRYGRRPVLLASLLLTGLATVAVGCVPTYASIGVAAPVLLLVLRFLQGFGLGGEWGGAVLLTAEHAPARRRGLWTSFPQVGPPIGFLLANGVLLALSAALTDAQFRSWGWRVPFWAAGVLAAAGLLLRATLEETPEFRALAASGQRAEAPLAEVFRGHWRLVLLTAGALASAYAVFYTVTTWSLAYGTEHLGVGRTTMLACIMAAVAVLGVATPVCAVLGDRYGRRPLCLAGCAATALWMFPMAALLRTGSPLPMALGFVGALTALAAVFGVIAAYLPELYEPRVRCTGAAVGYNLGGVLGGALTPIVATALASGTGPPWAVASYLAGLSLVSLCCFALLPETVPVPHRATAAEPLAA from the coding sequence ATGCCCCGCCTGGCCGCCGCCTCGCTCGCGGGCACCGCCATCGAGTTCTACGACTTCTTCGTCTACGGCACCGCGGCCGCGCTCGTCCTCGGCCCGCTGTTCTTCCCGACCTTCTCGCCGCTCGCCGGCACCCTCGCCGCCTTCGGCACGTTCGGCGTCGGGTTCGTGGCCCGGCCGCTCGGCTCCGCCGTCTTCGGCCACATCGGCGACCGCTACGGCCGCCGCCCCGTCCTGCTGGCCTCGCTGCTGCTCACCGGGCTCGCCACGGTCGCCGTCGGCTGCGTCCCGACGTACGCCTCGATCGGCGTCGCCGCCCCCGTCCTCCTGCTCGTCCTGCGCTTCCTCCAGGGGTTCGGGCTGGGCGGCGAGTGGGGCGGCGCGGTGCTGCTGACCGCCGAGCACGCCCCGGCCCGGCGCCGCGGACTGTGGACGAGCTTCCCGCAGGTCGGTCCGCCCATCGGCTTCCTGCTCGCCAACGGCGTCCTGCTGGCGCTGTCGGCCGCCCTCACCGACGCCCAGTTCCGCTCCTGGGGCTGGCGGGTGCCGTTCTGGGCGGCGGGCGTACTGGCCGCCGCCGGGCTGCTGCTGCGCGCCACCCTGGAGGAGACGCCCGAGTTCCGGGCGCTGGCCGCGTCCGGACAGCGGGCCGAGGCGCCGCTCGCCGAGGTGTTCCGCGGCCACTGGCGGCTGGTGCTGCTCACCGCCGGCGCGCTCGCGTCCGCGTACGCCGTCTTCTACACGGTGACCACCTGGTCGCTGGCGTACGGCACCGAGCACCTCGGGGTGGGCCGGACCACCATGCTCGCCTGCATCATGGCCGCGGTCGCCGTCCTGGGCGTCGCCACCCCGGTCTGCGCCGTGCTCGGCGACCGCTACGGGCGGCGGCCGCTGTGCCTGGCCGGCTGCGCGGCGACGGCGCTGTGGATGTTCCCGATGGCCGCCCTGCTGCGCACCGGCAGCCCGCTGCCGATGGCCTTGGGCTTCGTCGGCGCGCTGACCGCCCTGGCGGCGGTGTTCGGGGTGATCGCCGCCTACCTGCCGGAGCTGTACGAGCCCCGGGTCCGCTGCACGGGCGCGGCCGTCGGCTACAACCTGGGCGGGGTGCTGGGCGGCGCCCTCACCCCGATCGTGGCGACCGCGCTGGCGAGCGGCACGGGACCGCCGTGGGCGGTGGCCTCGTACCTGGCCGGCCTCTCCCTGGTCAGCCTCTGCTGCTTCGCGCTGCTGCCGGAAACCGTCCCGGTGCCGCACCGGGCCACCGCGGCCGAACCGCTCGCCGCCTGA
- the uvrA gene encoding excinuclease ABC subunit UvrA — MTDRLIVRGAREHNLKNVSLDLPRDSLIVFTGLSGSGKSSLAFDTIFAEGQRRYVESLSSYARQFLGQMDKPDVDFIEGLSPAVSIDQKSTSRNPRSTVGTITEVYDYLRLLFARIGKPHCPECRRPISRQSPQAIVDKVLALPEGSRFQVLSPLVRERKGEFVDLFADLQTKGYSRARVDGETIQLSEPPVLKKQEKHTIEVVVDRLTVKDSAKRRLTDSVETALGLSGGMVILDFVDLAEDDPERERMFSEHLYCPYDDLSFEEMEPRSFSFNSPFGACPDCTGIGTRMEVDPELIIPDEDKSLDEGAVSPWSLGHTKDYFQRLIGALADELGFRTDIPWAGLPQRARKALLYGHKTQIQVRYRNRYGRERAYTTAFEGAVPFVKRRHSEAESDSSRERFEGYMREVPCPTCEGSRLKPIVLAVTVMEKSIAEVSAMSISECADFLGRLRLDARDKKIAERVLKEVNERLRFLVDVGLDYLSLSRAAGTLSGGEAQRIRLATQIGSGLVGVLYVLDEPSIGLHQRDNHRLIETLVRLRDMGNTLIVVEHDEDTIKVADWIVDIGPGAGEHGGKVVHSGSLKELLANEESMTGQYLSGKKSIALPDTRRPVDGERKLTVHGARENNLQDIDVSFPLGVLTAVTGVSGSGKSTLVNDILYTHLARELNGARSVPGRHTRVDGDDLVDKVVHVDQSPIGRTPRSNPATYTGVFDHVRKLFAETMEAKVRGYLPGRFSFNVKGGRCENCSGDGTIKIEMNFLPDVYVPCEVCHGARYNRETLEVHYKGKSIAEVLDMPIEEALGFFEAVPTIARHLRTLHEVGLGYVRLGQSAPTLSGGEAQRVKLASELQKRSTGRTVYVLDEPTTGLHFEDISKLIKVLSGLVDKGNSVIVIEHNLDVIKTADWVIDMGPEGGYGGGLVVAEGTPEQVASVGDSHTGKFLRDILGADRVSDAASVPAARKPAARSAARKTAAKGGAAAKTSAAKTSAAKAAKAAADEAVVPAAKKAAAKKAVAKTAAAKPARTRKA, encoded by the coding sequence GTGACCGACCGTCTCATCGTCCGCGGCGCTCGCGAGCACAATCTCAAGAACGTCTCGCTCGACCTGCCCCGCGACTCACTCATCGTCTTCACCGGGCTCTCGGGGTCGGGCAAGTCCTCCCTCGCGTTCGACACGATCTTCGCGGAGGGGCAGCGCCGCTACGTCGAGTCGCTGTCCTCGTACGCCCGGCAGTTCCTCGGCCAGATGGACAAGCCCGACGTCGACTTCATCGAGGGGCTGTCCCCGGCCGTCTCGATCGACCAGAAGTCGACCTCGCGCAATCCGCGCTCCACGGTCGGCACCATCACCGAGGTCTACGACTACCTCCGCCTGCTCTTCGCGCGCATCGGCAAGCCGCACTGCCCCGAGTGCCGGCGCCCGATCTCCCGCCAGTCGCCGCAGGCCATCGTCGACAAGGTGCTCGCCCTGCCCGAGGGCAGCCGGTTCCAGGTGCTCTCGCCGCTGGTGCGCGAGCGCAAGGGCGAGTTCGTGGACCTCTTCGCCGACCTCCAGACCAAGGGCTACAGCCGGGCCCGGGTCGACGGCGAGACGATCCAGCTCTCCGAGCCGCCCGTGCTGAAGAAGCAGGAGAAGCACACCATCGAGGTGGTCGTCGACCGCCTCACCGTCAAGGACAGCGCCAAGCGCCGCCTGACGGACTCGGTGGAGACCGCCCTCGGGCTGTCCGGCGGCATGGTCATCCTCGACTTCGTGGACCTCGCGGAGGACGACCCCGAGCGCGAGCGGATGTTCTCCGAGCACCTCTACTGCCCGTACGACGACCTGTCGTTCGAGGAGATGGAGCCGCGGTCCTTCTCCTTCAACTCGCCCTTCGGCGCGTGCCCGGACTGCACCGGCATCGGCACCCGCATGGAGGTCGACCCCGAGCTGATCATCCCGGACGAGGACAAGAGCCTCGACGAGGGCGCGGTCTCGCCCTGGTCCCTGGGACACACCAAGGACTACTTCCAGCGCCTGATCGGCGCGCTCGCCGACGAGCTGGGCTTCCGTACGGACATCCCGTGGGCGGGCCTGCCGCAGCGCGCCCGGAAGGCGCTGCTGTACGGGCACAAGACCCAGATCCAGGTCCGCTACCGCAACCGTTACGGCCGGGAGCGCGCCTACACCACCGCCTTCGAGGGCGCGGTGCCGTTCGTCAAGCGGCGCCACTCCGAGGCGGAGAGCGACTCCAGCCGCGAGCGCTTCGAGGGCTACATGCGCGAGGTGCCCTGCCCGACCTGCGAGGGCAGCCGCCTCAAGCCGATCGTGCTGGCCGTCACGGTGATGGAGAAGTCCATCGCCGAGGTGTCGGCGATGTCGATCAGCGAGTGCGCCGACTTCCTCGGCCGGCTGCGCCTGGACGCCCGCGACAAGAAGATCGCCGAGCGGGTGCTGAAGGAGGTCAACGAGCGGCTGCGCTTCCTCGTCGACGTCGGCCTCGACTACCTGTCGCTCAGCCGGGCCGCCGGCACCCTGTCCGGCGGCGAGGCCCAGCGGATCCGGCTGGCCACGCAGATCGGCTCCGGCCTGGTCGGCGTGCTGTACGTACTGGACGAGCCGTCCATCGGCCTGCACCAGCGCGACAACCACCGGCTGATCGAGACGCTGGTGCGGCTGCGCGACATGGGCAACACCCTGATCGTCGTCGAGCACGACGAGGACACCATCAAGGTGGCCGACTGGATCGTGGACATCGGCCCCGGCGCCGGCGAGCACGGCGGCAAGGTCGTGCACAGCGGCTCGCTGAAGGAGCTCCTGGCCAACGAGGAGTCGATGACCGGGCAGTACCTGTCCGGGAAGAAGTCGATCGCGCTGCCGGACACCCGGCGGCCGGTGGACGGCGAGCGCAAGCTGACCGTCCACGGCGCGCGCGAGAACAACCTCCAGGACATCGACGTGTCCTTCCCGCTGGGCGTGCTCACCGCCGTCACCGGCGTCTCCGGCTCGGGCAAGTCGACCCTGGTCAACGACATCCTGTACACCCACCTGGCGCGCGAGCTGAACGGTGCCCGGTCGGTGCCCGGCCGGCACACCCGGGTCGACGGCGACGACCTGGTCGACAAGGTCGTGCACGTGGACCAGTCGCCGATCGGCCGCACCCCGCGCTCCAACCCGGCCACGTACACGGGCGTCTTCGACCACGTGCGCAAGCTGTTCGCGGAGACGATGGAGGCGAAGGTCCGGGGCTACCTGCCCGGCCGCTTCTCCTTCAACGTGAAGGGCGGCCGCTGCGAGAACTGCTCCGGCGACGGCACGATCAAGATCGAGATGAACTTCCTGCCGGACGTGTACGTGCCGTGCGAGGTCTGCCACGGCGCGCGCTACAACCGCGAGACCCTGGAAGTCCACTACAAGGGCAAGTCCATCGCCGAGGTCCTGGACATGCCGATCGAAGAGGCCCTCGGCTTCTTCGAGGCGGTGCCGACCATCGCCCGCCACCTGCGCACCCTGCACGAGGTCGGCCTCGGGTACGTGCGCCTGGGGCAGTCCGCGCCCACCCTCTCCGGCGGCGAGGCGCAGCGCGTGAAGCTGGCCTCCGAACTGCAGAAGCGCTCCACGGGCCGGACGGTGTACGTCCTGGACGAGCCGACGACGGGCCTGCACTTCGAGGACATCTCGAAGCTGATCAAGGTGCTGTCCGGGCTGGTCGACAAGGGCAACTCGGTGATCGTCATCGAGCACAACCTGGACGTCATCAAGACCGCGGACTGGGTCATCGACATGGGCCCCGAAGGCGGTTACGGCGGCGGCCTGGTGGTGGCCGAGGGCACGCCCGAGCAGGTCGCGTCGGTCGGCGACAGCCACACCGGCAAGTTCCTGCGGGACATCCTGGGAGCGGACCGGGTCAGCGACGCGGCGTCGGTACCGGCCGCGCGGAAGCCGGCTGCGCGGAGCGCTGCGAGGAAGACGGCGGCCAAGGGCGGCGCGGCCGCCAAGACGTCCGCCGCCAAGACGTCCGCCGCCAAGGCGGCGAAGGCGGCTGCGGACGAGGCGGTGGTGCCGGCGGCGAAGAAGGCCGCGGCGAAGAAGGCGGTCGCCAAGACGGCTGCGGCCAAGCCGGCACGCACCCGCAAGGCCTGA
- a CDS encoding TerD family protein, translating into MTAELVRGQNHPLPHTRVEIRVSAGTPVLVGATLGDERGRLPGPDSVAHPGRPQLPGAEVPAAVAAGQRVTVDLDAVPAAVHRIGVLLALPAGGPARFGAVPAPHLALLGEDGGDIAGFTLTGLDAESAVVGFELYRRQGAWKVRAVGQGYADGLAGLFADQGLPAPAAAALAAEAHAAAVPSPPRPSTLPVPGGSPDATTATATTATGAGGAGPSDDVPVSGVPYPGTPGLPGASGTPDASGAPGLPSASGVPGTSGTPLSGGGINYAHPRRARTEAPPPGPAVPAAGPGEAPPPVAGDATGWSMEERLHNQVWGMFEDAARSVAAYRSAVDFAESRLDRELDQALSDPRSRIGGTGDAARDAARARRDELVAQAAAVLDRDLDRLAAESAVVEPALPAAFARWDAPQWQDHRLPDERPMSLRLGDLHLPERPDLRIPMLVRLPLERGVWIDSGRTGSEAAMTMDTAPLRRLALDTAVAHAVRLLAVHPAGGFRVHAIDPAGAGAQALAPLRQAGLLAGPAAGGADGVTELLARLTRRVDLVQMAVRGGAPDSLPPDLDTADQLLIVHDFPHGFDDRAVTRLRYLADEGPAVGVHLLMVADRDEASAYGPLLDPLWKSMLRLSPVPDDHLADPWVGHAWTFEPSLPPSGGAVLERVLARIAERPGPAGRSYGYGH; encoded by the coding sequence ATGACGGCCGAGCTGGTGCGGGGGCAGAACCACCCGCTGCCGCACACGCGGGTGGAGATCCGGGTCTCGGCGGGCACTCCCGTGCTCGTCGGCGCCACCCTGGGCGACGAGCGGGGCCGGCTCCCCGGACCCGACTCGGTCGCCCATCCCGGCCGGCCGCAGCTCCCCGGGGCCGAGGTCCCGGCGGCCGTCGCCGCCGGGCAGCGGGTCACGGTCGACCTCGACGCGGTCCCGGCGGCCGTGCACCGGATCGGGGTGCTGCTCGCGCTGCCCGCGGGCGGACCCGCCCGGTTCGGGGCGGTCCCCGCGCCGCACCTCGCGCTGCTGGGCGAGGACGGCGGCGACATCGCCGGCTTCACCCTCACGGGGCTCGACGCAGAGTCCGCGGTCGTCGGCTTCGAGCTGTACCGGCGCCAGGGCGCCTGGAAGGTGCGGGCGGTCGGCCAGGGGTACGCCGACGGGCTCGCGGGGCTCTTCGCCGACCAGGGGCTGCCGGCCCCGGCGGCGGCCGCCCTCGCCGCCGAGGCGCACGCGGCGGCCGTACCGTCTCCGCCCCGTCCCTCCACCCTGCCGGTCCCGGGCGGCTCGCCCGACGCGACCACGGCCACAGCCACGACCGCGACCGGAGCCGGTGGTGCGGGCCCGTCGGACGACGTGCCCGTCTCCGGCGTGCCGTACCCGGGCACACCGGGCCTGCCGGGTGCCTCGGGTACGCCGGATGCCTCGGGTGCACCGGGCTTGCCGAGCGCCTCAGGAGTGCCCGGCACCTCGGGTACGCCGCTGTCCGGGGGCGGCATCAACTACGCGCATCCGCGCCGGGCACGGACCGAGGCGCCGCCCCCGGGGCCGGCGGTGCCCGCGGCCGGGCCGGGCGAGGCGCCGCCGCCGGTCGCCGGGGACGCCACCGGCTGGTCGATGGAGGAGCGCCTCCACAACCAGGTCTGGGGCATGTTCGAGGACGCGGCGCGCTCGGTCGCCGCCTACCGCAGCGCCGTCGACTTCGCCGAATCCCGCCTGGACCGCGAGCTGGACCAGGCGCTCTCGGACCCGCGGAGCCGGATCGGCGGCACCGGCGACGCCGCCCGCGACGCGGCCCGGGCCCGCCGTGACGAACTGGTGGCCCAGGCGGCCGCCGTACTCGACCGCGACCTGGACCGGCTGGCCGCCGAATCGGCGGTCGTCGAACCGGCCCTGCCCGCCGCCTTCGCACGCTGGGACGCGCCGCAGTGGCAGGACCACCGGCTGCCCGACGAGCGGCCGATGTCGCTCCGGCTCGGCGATCTGCACCTGCCCGAGCGGCCCGACCTGCGCATCCCCATGCTGGTCCGGCTGCCGCTGGAGCGCGGTGTGTGGATCGACAGCGGCCGCACCGGCTCGGAGGCGGCGATGACGATGGACACCGCGCCGCTGCGCCGGCTCGCCCTGGACACCGCCGTCGCGCACGCCGTACGCCTGCTGGCCGTCCACCCGGCCGGCGGCTTCCGCGTACACGCCATCGACCCGGCCGGGGCCGGTGCGCAGGCCCTCGCGCCGCTGCGGCAGGCCGGGCTGCTCGCGGGTCCCGCCGCCGGCGGCGCCGACGGGGTCACCGAGCTGTTGGCCCGGCTCACCCGGCGGGTGGACCTGGTCCAGATGGCGGTGCGCGGAGGGGCGCCCGACTCGCTGCCGCCCGACCTCGACACCGCCGATCAGCTGCTGATCGTCCACGACTTCCCGCACGGGTTCGACGACCGCGCCGTCACACGGCTGCGCTACCTCGCGGACGAGGGGCCGGCGGTGGGCGTCCACCTGCTGATGGTCGCGGACCGCGACGAGGCCTCGGCCTACGGGCCGCTGCTCGACCCGCTCTGGAAGTCGATGCTGCGGCTGTCGCCGGTGCCGGACGACCACCTCGCGGACCCCTGGGTGGGCCACGCCTGGACCTTCGAACCGAGCCTGCCCCCGTCGGGCGGCGCGGTCCTGGAGCGGGTGCTGGCCAGGATCGCGGAGCGCCCGGGCCCGGCCGGCCGGAGCTACGGCTACGGCCACTGA
- a CDS encoding maleylpyruvate isomerase family mycothiol-dependent enzyme, producing the protein MNDHVHDLALLGSATDRLLASLATLDNAALAEASRLPGWSRGHVLAHLSRNADALVNVFEGRPMYASADARDGDIERDAPRTLDAQITDLRESTARFLATTEPAQDWSRTVELRNGVKDAAANIPFRRLIEVELHHVDLNVGYELEDLPDEFTQREITFLADRWSGRPEVPPVTLVLGDGDGDGDPTWHTGGTQGAPVTLNGTGAQLLGWLAGRGDKGAHLTVTGGDLPTLPPL; encoded by the coding sequence ATGAACGATCACGTACATGACCTGGCGCTCCTCGGCTCGGCGACCGACCGTCTGCTGGCCTCGCTCGCCACACTCGACAACGCGGCACTGGCCGAGGCGTCACGCCTGCCCGGCTGGAGCCGCGGCCACGTCCTGGCCCACCTCTCCCGCAACGCGGACGCACTCGTCAACGTGTTCGAGGGCCGTCCGATGTACGCGAGCGCCGACGCCCGCGACGGCGACATCGAGCGCGACGCGCCCCGGACCCTCGACGCGCAGATCACCGACCTGCGCGAGAGCACGGCCCGTTTCCTGGCCACCACCGAGCCGGCCCAGGACTGGTCCCGGACCGTGGAGCTGCGCAACGGCGTCAAGGACGCCGCCGCGAACATCCCGTTCCGCCGCCTCATCGAGGTCGAGCTGCACCACGTCGACCTCAACGTCGGCTACGAGCTGGAAGACCTGCCCGACGAGTTCACGCAGCGGGAGATCACCTTCCTCGCCGACCGCTGGTCCGGCCGCCCCGAGGTGCCCCCGGTGACCCTCGTACTCGGGGACGGGGACGGGGACGGGGACCCCACCTGGCACACCGGCGGCACCCAGGGCGCTCCCGTGACCCTGAACGGCACCGGCGCCCAGCTGCTCGGCTGGCTGGCCGGCCGCGGCGACAAGGGCGCCCACCTGACCGTCACCGGCGGCGACCTCCCCACCCTGCCCCCGCTCTAG
- a CDS encoding TerC family protein: MDVSLTLWVLTILGLGILIGADFFIGRKPHDVSIKEAGTWTVVWIVLAVLFGLGLLFFGNSQASGEFFAGFITEKSLSVDNLFVFVLIMAKFSVPSHLQQRVLLVGVLIALVLRAIFIAAGAAVIANFSWIFYIFGAFLIYTAWKLIQEARSDDEEEEFEENRLLKSVEKRFGVADQYHGTKLFIQKNGKRVLTPLMVVMLAIGTTDVLFALDSIPAIFGLTQDPYIVFTANAFALMGLRQLYFLIGGLLKKLVHLSYGLSVILGFIGVKLVLHALHENGVDVPEISIPFSLAVICGVLVITTITSLIASKKQAAAEAAEAKESVEA, translated from the coding sequence ATGGACGTTTCGTTGACCCTTTGGGTGCTGACCATCTTGGGTCTGGGCATCCTCATCGGCGCCGATTTCTTCATCGGCCGCAAGCCGCACGACGTGTCGATCAAGGAAGCCGGCACCTGGACGGTCGTCTGGATCGTCCTCGCCGTCCTCTTCGGACTCGGCCTGCTGTTCTTCGGCAACAGCCAGGCGTCCGGCGAGTTCTTCGCCGGCTTCATCACCGAGAAGTCGCTGAGCGTCGACAACCTCTTCGTCTTCGTCCTGATCATGGCGAAGTTCTCGGTCCCGTCCCACCTCCAGCAGCGCGTGCTGCTCGTGGGCGTCCTGATCGCCCTGGTACTGCGCGCGATCTTCATCGCGGCCGGCGCCGCGGTCATCGCCAACTTCTCCTGGATCTTCTACATCTTCGGCGCGTTCCTGATCTACACCGCCTGGAAGCTCATCCAGGAGGCGCGCTCCGACGACGAGGAAGAGGAGTTCGAGGAGAACCGCCTCCTCAAGTCGGTCGAGAAGCGGTTCGGCGTCGCCGACCAGTACCACGGCACCAAGCTCTTCATCCAGAAGAACGGCAAGCGCGTCCTGACCCCGCTGATGGTCGTCATGCTCGCCATCGGTACCACCGACGTGCTGTTCGCGCTGGACTCGATCCCGGCGATCTTCGGCCTCACCCAGGACCCGTACATCGTCTTCACCGCGAACGCCTTCGCGCTGATGGGCCTGCGACAGCTGTACTTCCTCATCGGCGGCCTGCTCAAGAAGCTGGTCCACCTCAGCTACGGCCTGTCGGTCATCCTCGGCTTCATCGGCGTCAAGCTCGTGCTGCACGCCCTGCACGAGAACGGGGTCGACGTCCCCGAGATCTCCATCCCGTTCTCGCTCGCGGTCATCTGCGGCGTCCTGGTCATCACCACGATCACCAGCCTGATCGCCTCGAAGAAGCAGGCGGCGGCGGAAGCCGCCGAGGCCAAGGAGTCGGTCGAGGCCTGA
- a CDS encoding carbohydrate kinase family protein, which yields MIVVGGEALIDLVPAAGGMLLPRPGGGPYNTALALGRLGAPAAFCSRVSTDGFGETLLAGLRAAGVDLSLVERGPEPTTLAVASVGADGSAAYGFYTEGTADRLFSLPAALPPAARALALGTCSLVLEPGASAYEALLRRESDRGLLTLLDPNIRPALIPDPAAYRERFLSWLPYVRVLKLSEEDARWLGGGTEAWLAAGPSAVVVTRGAAGLSVTTRDGEHHSVPGCRVEVADTIGAGDTVNAALLHRLTVEPGAPDWPAVLSYAARAAALTCTHPGATPPYASEL from the coding sequence GTGATCGTCGTCGGCGGAGAAGCACTGATCGACCTGGTTCCCGCGGCCGGGGGAATGCTGCTGCCCCGGCCGGGCGGCGGACCGTACAACACCGCGCTCGCCCTGGGCCGGCTCGGCGCCCCGGCCGCCTTCTGCTCGCGGGTCTCCACGGACGGCTTCGGCGAGACCCTGCTCGCCGGGCTGCGGGCGGCGGGCGTGGACCTGTCACTGGTCGAACGCGGCCCGGAGCCCACCACCCTGGCCGTGGCCTCGGTCGGCGCCGACGGCTCCGCCGCGTACGGCTTCTACACCGAGGGCACCGCCGACCGGCTCTTCTCCCTGCCGGCCGCGCTGCCGCCCGCCGCCCGGGCGCTGGCCCTGGGCACCTGCTCCCTGGTGCTGGAGCCCGGGGCGAGCGCGTACGAGGCCCTGCTGCGCCGGGAGTCGGACCGCGGGCTGCTCACCCTGCTCGACCCGAACATCCGCCCGGCCCTGATCCCCGACCCGGCGGCCTACCGGGAGCGGTTCCTGTCCTGGCTGCCGTACGTCCGCGTGCTGAAGCTGTCCGAGGAGGACGCGCGGTGGCTGGGCGGCGGGACCGAGGCCTGGCTGGCGGCGGGCCCGTCCGCGGTCGTGGTCACCCGCGGCGCCGCGGGCCTGTCGGTGACGACCCGCGACGGCGAGCACCACAGCGTGCCGGGGTGCCGGGTGGAGGTGGCGGACACGATCGGGGCGGGCGACACCGTGAACGCGGCGCTGCTGCACCGGCTGACCGTCGAGCCCGGCGCGCCCGACTGGCCCGCCGTCCTCTCCTACGCCGCCCGAGCCGCCGCCCTCACCTGCACCCACCCGGGCGCCACCCCGCCCTACGCGTCGGAGCTGTAA
- a CDS encoding TerD family protein, translating into MTVNMTKGQAISLEKADGGTLTAVRMGLGWQAAKRRGLFGSRTREIDLDASAVLFADKQPVDVVFFRHLVSEDGSVRHTGDNLVGGVGQGGDDEAILVDLQRVPVHVDQIVFTVNSFTGQTFQEVENAFCRIVDETNGQELARYTLDGGGQYTAQIMAKVHRAGSGWKMTALGNAANGRTFQDLLPAIVPHL; encoded by the coding sequence GTGACGGTCAACATGACCAAGGGGCAGGCCATCAGCCTGGAGAAGGCCGACGGGGGAACCCTGACCGCGGTGCGGATGGGCCTGGGATGGCAGGCGGCCAAGCGCCGCGGGCTGTTCGGCTCGCGGACCCGGGAGATCGACCTGGACGCCTCGGCCGTGCTCTTCGCCGACAAGCAGCCCGTCGACGTGGTCTTCTTCCGGCACCTCGTCAGCGAGGACGGCTCGGTCCGGCACACCGGTGACAACCTGGTCGGCGGCGTCGGCCAGGGCGGCGACGACGAGGCGATCCTCGTCGACCTCCAGCGGGTCCCGGTGCACGTCGACCAGATCGTCTTCACGGTGAACTCCTTCACCGGCCAGACCTTCCAGGAGGTCGAGAACGCCTTCTGCCGGATCGTGGACGAGACGAACGGCCAGGAGCTGGCCCGCTACACGCTCGACGGCGGCGGCCAGTACACGGCGCAGATCATGGCGAAGGTCCACCGGGCGGGCAGCGGCTGGAAGATGACGGCCCTGGGCAATGCGGCCAACGGCCGCACCTTCCAGGACCTGCTCCCGGCGATCGTCCCCCACCTGTAG
- a CDS encoding MBL fold metallo-hydrolase — protein sequence MTYSGAVKVGGPADVHELADLMISKVAVGPMDNNAYLLRCRATGEQLLIDAAAEAHTLLALIGDDGIASVVTTHRHGDHWGALQEVVDATGARTYAGRDDVEGIPVPTDVPVGDGDTIRVGRVELTARHLVGHTPGSIALVYDDPHGHPHVFTGDCLFPGGVGNTHDDRDAFTSLLDGVEAKLFGALPDESWVYPGHGGDTTLGAERPHLAEWRERGW from the coding sequence ATGACATACAGCGGAGCGGTGAAGGTTGGCGGGCCGGCGGACGTGCACGAGCTCGCGGACCTGATGATTTCCAAGGTCGCGGTCGGCCCGATGGACAACAACGCGTACCTGCTGCGCTGCCGGGCGACCGGCGAGCAGCTGCTGATCGACGCGGCCGCCGAGGCGCACACCCTGCTCGCGCTCATCGGGGACGACGGCATCGCCTCCGTGGTCACCACGCACCGCCACGGCGACCACTGGGGCGCGCTGCAGGAGGTCGTCGACGCGACCGGGGCGCGGACGTACGCGGGCCGCGACGACGTCGAGGGCATCCCGGTGCCCACGGACGTGCCGGTGGGCGACGGCGACACGATCCGGGTCGGCCGGGTCGAACTGACCGCGCGGCACCTGGTCGGCCACACCCCCGGCTCGATCGCCCTCGTCTACGACGACCCGCACGGACACCCCCACGTGTTCACCGGCGACTGCCTCTTCCCGGGCGGGGTCGGCAACACCCATGACGACCGCGACGCCTTCACGAGCCTGCTCGACGGGGTCGAGGCCAAGCTGTTCGGCGCGCTGCCGGACGAGAGCTGGGTCTACCCGGGACACGGCGGCGACACCACGCTCGGTGCCGAGCGCCCGCACCTCGCGGAGTGGCGCGAGCGCGGCTGGTAG